A window from Dysidea avara chromosome 2, odDysAvar1.4, whole genome shotgun sequence encodes these proteins:
- the LOC136246379 gene encoding uncharacterized protein — MSEALCSCPSSTSVYIEVKLFSRRLTDKKDPTLGYEGANFCGNCQSVQKGYCDTNTAGGGWLVIQRRQDGSVDFNRDWVEYEYGFGSLTGEFWFGLRAIHCLTNQGQWELRIDYTFTNGTKGYLSYSNFRVGPATEQYPLTISGFDGVTTEPFYITPRHIHWSLNQTKFTTRDRDNDRWGAHCALDHVGKSGGWWYNHCSRIRLNHQYNNKYTIYLNGIVLVDGECQTNGDPIESCCCLGYNNTHFNTKSPGVYTIGNFGGVKCSNTRVYCDTSNTTSGGGGWLVIQRRKDGSVDFDRDWVDYENGFGSLTGEFWFGLRGMHTITLQGQWELRIDYTFTNGTKGYLSYSNFRVGPATEQYPLTISGFDGATTDPFYIIDH; from the exons ATGTCTGAAGCCTTATG CTCCTGTCCCAGTAGCACTAGTGTCTACATTGAGGTGAAACTGTTTAGCAGAAG GCTGACTGACAAGAAGGACCCTACTCTAGGTTATGAAGGAGCT AATTTTTGTGGAAATTGCCAATCTGTTCAAAAAGGTTATTGTGACACTAATACTGCTGGAGGTGGGTGGCTGGTTATCCAGAGAAGACAAGATGGAAGTGTTGACTTTAACAGAGACTGGGTAGAATATGAATATGGATTTGGTAGCCTGACTGGAGAATTTTGGTTTGGTCTTCGTGCCATCCATTGTCTTACTAATCAAGGACAGTGGGAGCTACGTATTGACTATACATTTACTAATGGAACAAAAGGTTATCTATCATACAGTAACTTTAGAGTAGGACCAGCCACTGAACAGTATCCATTAACCATATCAGGATTTGATGGAGTTACTACTGAGCCTTTCTATATCACTCCAAGACATATTCACTGGTCTTTGAATCAGACGAAGTTCACCACTAGAGATAGAGACAATGATAGGTGGGGTGCTCATTGTGCTCTAGATCATGTTGGCAAATCTGGAGGATGGTGGTACAATCACTGCTCACGAATACGTCTCAACCATCAGTACAACAACAAGTACACCATATACTTAAATG GAATAGTACTGGTTGATGGAGAATGTCAAACTAATGGTGATCCCATTGAAAGTTGCTGTTGTCTTGGCTACAATAATACTCATTTCAACACAAAGAGTCCAGGAGTCTACACTATTGGTAATTTTGGTGGGGTGAAGTGTTCCAACACTAGAGTATACTGTGATACTAGTAATACTACCTCAGGAGGAGGAGGATGGTTAGTAATTCAGAGAAGAAAAGATGGAAGTGTTGACTTTGACAGAGACTGGGTAGATTATGAAAATGGATTTGGTAGTCTGACTGGAGAATTTTGGTTTGGATTGCGTGGAATGCATACTATTACCCTTCAAGGACAGTGGGAGCTACGTATTGACTATACTTTTACTAATGGAACAAAAGGTTATCTATCATACAGTAACTTTAGAGTAGGACCAGCCACTGAACAGTATCCATTAACCATATCAGGATTTGATGGAGCTACAACTGATCCATTTTACATCATTGAccattag